From one Henriciella marina DSM 19595 genomic stretch:
- a CDS encoding amidohydrolase — MLRNALILSAAILAACAPQAETPVPDATDAADMAQPVATKVFSSGTIYTGVGSQTVDAVAVDADGRIVWTGTADSVDAQVDIENAEFVSLNNGFMYPGFTDSHAHLLGIGQRELSLDLTGTASIEELVTRIAAEAESLGEEAIIVGRGWIETGWPEGRMPSAADLDAVVGDRIVILQRSDGHALVASSAALEAAGIDAATPDPDGGKIERDADGNATGILIDNAMTPLWGLVAQPSDEDIRRAYVEGAGVYAARGWTGLHNMSVPADHAGIMAELDGDGGLPIRIYNAFDEDGFAIAEARSFETDTITNRAVKLYMDGALGSRGALLIEPYSDRPDTSGLALLEPDGLSALMQKADEQGVQLAIHAIGDLANRRILDVYEELGLGADKRWRIEHTQILHPDDIARVPGLGLIASMQPSHAIGDLKFAPARLGMDRLDGAYAWQDLLDAGAVIAGGSDAPVEVGSPLIEFYAAVAREDLDGNSGEGWHPEQALSREDALALFTSSAAYAAFMEDDLGTIEIGKLADFTVFDADLMSVPEDEILELNAVMTVVQGEIVWSATD; from the coding sequence GTAACGCCTTAATTCTGTCCGCCGCTATATTGGCGGCTTGTGCCCCGCAGGCCGAGACACCCGTCCCCGATGCGACAGATGCCGCCGATATGGCGCAGCCAGTGGCGACGAAGGTCTTTTCAAGCGGCACAATCTATACCGGTGTCGGGAGCCAGACTGTGGATGCTGTTGCTGTCGATGCGGATGGCCGCATCGTCTGGACAGGGACGGCCGATAGTGTCGATGCGCAGGTCGATATCGAAAACGCAGAGTTTGTCTCGCTGAACAATGGTTTCATGTATCCGGGCTTTACCGACAGCCACGCCCATCTTCTGGGGATCGGACAACGAGAACTGTCGCTGGACCTTACTGGAACCGCCTCCATCGAAGAGCTGGTCACGCGTATAGCGGCAGAAGCCGAGAGCCTTGGCGAGGAGGCGATCATTGTCGGTCGCGGCTGGATCGAGACCGGCTGGCCAGAAGGCCGCATGCCGAGTGCGGCCGATCTTGATGCCGTTGTCGGCGACAGGATCGTTATCCTGCAACGCTCCGACGGGCACGCGCTGGTCGCAAGCTCGGCCGCGCTTGAAGCGGCCGGTATCGACGCTGCGACGCCCGATCCGGACGGCGGCAAGATCGAACGCGATGCCGATGGCAATGCGACCGGTATCCTGATCGATAATGCGATGACGCCGCTCTGGGGTCTCGTCGCTCAGCCAAGTGATGAAGATATCCGGCGGGCCTATGTCGAGGGCGCTGGCGTCTACGCTGCGCGCGGCTGGACCGGCCTTCATAATATGAGTGTCCCGGCAGACCATGCCGGGATAATGGCGGAGCTTGATGGTGACGGCGGACTGCCGATCCGTATCTATAATGCATTTGACGAGGATGGGTTTGCCATTGCAGAGGCCCGCTCGTTTGAAACGGACACGATCACAAACCGCGCAGTAAAGCTTTACATGGATGGCGCGCTCGGCTCTCGCGGCGCGCTACTCATTGAGCCCTATTCGGACCGCCCGGATACCAGCGGCCTTGCCCTTCTGGAGCCGGATGGCCTCAGTGCGCTGATGCAAAAGGCCGATGAGCAAGGGGTGCAACTTGCGATCCACGCCATCGGTGACCTTGCGAACCGGCGCATCCTCGACGTCTATGAGGAGCTTGGACTTGGCGCCGACAAACGCTGGCGCATCGAGCACACGCAGATCCTCCACCCCGATGACATTGCCCGCGTGCCTGGTCTTGGCCTGATCGCGTCCATGCAACCGTCGCATGCAATTGGCGATTTGAAATTTGCGCCGGCCCGTCTCGGCATGGACCGGCTTGATGGGGCCTATGCCTGGCAGGACCTGCTGGACGCTGGCGCTGTGATTGCGGGCGGCTCGGACGCCCCCGTCGAAGTTGGCTCGCCCCTGATCGAATTCTATGCCGCTGTGGCGCGCGAGGACCTCGACGGCAATTCCGGTGAGGGCTGGCACCCGGAACAGGCGCTTTCCAGAGAGGACGCGCTTGCCCTCTTCACCTCATCGGCGGCCTATGCCGCCTTCATGGAAGACGATCTCGGCACGATCGAGATCGGCAAGCTGGCTGACTTCACTGTTTTTGACGCCGACCTGATGAGCGTACCTGAAGACGAGATTCTGGAATTAAATGCAGTGATGACAGTCGTGCAGGGCGAAATTGTCTGGTCTGCGACCGACTGA